Genomic window (Arachis hypogaea cultivar Tifrunner chromosome 13, arahy.Tifrunner.gnm2.J5K5, whole genome shotgun sequence):
TTGAGTTTTGGAGCACATAACCTAGTCATGTGTTTGctgtttttcattgtttttcatgaacCAAAATTGCCTGCACTTGATATTCTTATTGCTTGCAATTCTTTTACTCTGCCAGATATTTGCAATTATGTCACCAAGagctaaaaaaaaaagataattttgttTCATTACAATTTTGTTAGCTGAACTTGAATTTAATCAACTCAATTTAACTATTATGCATTTGTATTCTTTTACTTGTGTTCTACTTAACTATGATGCTCTTGATTCTCTTTTGCTGATATCCTACAATCAAACTTCAAGCTGTTTTGGATTAGAATTGAAGTTCTCTAGTTTGTATAAAGCATGTCTGCAGCATTCAATTTATTTGATATTAGCTTTCGTTAAAATTAAATGATGatatagaatttcacttacaaCGACAATGTATATTTCTTCTTCAAGTCGGGGGCTTGTCAAGAGTATGCTGCGGAAAAATCCAGAGCTTAGGCAAGCGTATGTTTACTTGCTTGACTTCATAACTGTTACTTTTCATCTTTTAACCTATGTATTAACTGGTGAAAAGTTGAAAATCAAAATCTACCCTTGCTGTTTGAATTTGCTACTAGTTCATTGATAAGTTCAATTTATTCCCTCTCTTTTGCTGAACAGATCTGCTACATATACTATCATCTACTCCGAGACATCCAAACCTCATTGAGCACACCAGTGAGAAAGCCAAGGAAGCTAAAGATATACAAGTGAGAAAGCTAGTGGATACATAGCTTATGCATCACAGAAACTCTTGGAAGCAAAAGGAACTACAGATTAAGTTATAGTGTTGTGTTTTAAATTGTTGTAGGAGCATTTGTTTGTATTTGTGAACATGTTATAAAAGCAAGTATATGAATGAATTAGATTGGCTGGTTTGTTGACATTGAATTCTTGAAATTAGATTGGCTGTTTTGGAaaattcttctcttctttacCTAGTTACAAACAAAACAAATGCAAAATCTGATTCAACAAGGTTTTCAAAACAACTAAAATTGTATATTGTCATAATTTCATATAAAGCATTAATATAGATGGGAATAACAACTTGCTAATAACATAAATGGTAGGAAACTATGAATTTGGCATATTGAAACATAGCATGAGTAAAAATTTTATGACAACTTGCTTGATTACTACATTCTTGATTAATATTCTTCCGTTTCCCTTAGTTGAAGAACTTCTACAACGCTAAACCAACTGGCTCAAAGATAAATACTAGTAGTAGCAAATAGCAACACCGAATCTCAATCTTGTTCTTGTAAATAACCTAACTCTTTCATAAATCACATTTATAATTAAAGCTAGTATCACAGTAAGTGAAGTTGGCTATAACATTGTAGTGTCCAATCATAAATCATATTCGCATCTAACCATATATCCATCAGAACTCCTCTCCCCATTACTAGAAACAAAGCccaattttcataaataaatgaCTTAACTCACCATGTTAATGTCTCTTAGCTGCAATTCCAGAGCCTCTGAACATTCATGGTGGTTTTTGAACAAACAAGCTACTAGTAATATTGCATCATATATAGATAATGTCATACGTGTTTTAAAATAGCATCAAATAGATTAAGAtatgaaaatttatatttttttttgttattgattCTCATTAGCGCTGAAAAGTAAACAACAAATTAAGATATAAAGTTGCATGAGAAGAACATTTAACAATCACATTAAGTAAAACTATTAAAATTTGAAGAGCAAAAAAAAATGTATTCgactaaatcaaattttgaacaaAACTTAATAACAAGTGAATTGTttgctaaaataaaaaaaaccttaaaaaaacaaTAAAGTCTAAATCACTTTTGGTTCCTAATTAAAATGGAAACTGTCGTAAAGGATCTAATCAACATGAGTTATCCACTTTGGCATTAGCTTCTTCGCTTGCAGACTTGACAAATTTCTTCCAAAAAGAATGGTTTTGCCACACAACAGACATCTCTTCGATGGGAACTCCCTTAGTCTCAGGAAGAAACTTATGAATAAACCCGCTCATGAccaaaacaaagaaagcaaagaagatgaAAAGGCCAAATTTCATGTGGCAGAGCATGGAGGTGAATACTTGAGCAATTGCAAATGTGAAAATCATATTAACCGACACATTAATACTCTGAGCTGCAGATCTGACTTCAAGGGGAAATATCTCGCTAGGAACCAACCATCCAAGAGGACCCCATGACCATGCAAATCccatcacatagatgcatataaaTCCCACCACAAGGAACGCATACCATTTTGGCAAGATTCCGGGGTTTCCATCCACTCCAAACTTACTTGCTATCGCGGCGGTTATCACAATCTGACAGATAAACATCTGAGCACCGCCTTCGAGAAAGAGCTTGCGCCTTCCAACTTTGTCAACGGTAAAAATTGAAACAAAGGTAGCAAGCGCATTAAAGCCACCGGTGATCATGGAAGACATAAGAGAAGCGTTGCTGCCAAAACCAATGGTTCTGAACAAAACAGGAGCATAGAAAGTAATGACGTTCATGCCAGTGAGTTGCTGGAAGAAAGGAATGGCTATGGCCATCACGAGTTGAGGCCTATAATGCCTCTTCAACAGAGTGGCCCATGGGTGTTTCACTGCCATGGACGATTCACTCGCCTCAACAAGGTCCTTGAACTCTTCCTCCACGTCACTGGTTCCTCTAATCTTGATCAGCTCTTGCTTGGCTTTCTCATCTTTGCCACGCTCGATCAAGGAGCTCGGCGAGTCGGGGAGAAAGATTGCGCCGATGACGATCATGACGGCAGGGACAGCCGCGAAACCCAAGCTGTAGCGCCAGCCTTCACCGTTCTTCATC
Coding sequences:
- the LOC112738063 gene encoding sugar carrier protein C-like gives rise to the protein MAGGLIGKESGNGKQYPGKLTLRVFVTCMVAAFGGLIFGYDLGISGGVTSMDPFLKKFFPDVYAKEMNMKPSDNQYCRFDSQVLTLFTSSLYLAALVASLCASSITRIFGRRLTMLSGGILFLVGAGFNAFAEKVWMLIVGRMLLGFGIGCANQSVPIYVSEVAPYKYRGALNMMFQLAITIGIFVANVLNYFFAKMKNGEGWRYSLGFAAVPAVMIVIGAIFLPDSPSSLIERGKDEKAKQELIKIRGTSDVEEEFKDLVEASESSMAVKHPWATLLKRHYRPQLVMAIAIPFFQQLTGMNVITFYAPVLFRTIGFGSNASLMSSMITGGFNALATFVSIFTVDKVGRRKLFLEGGAQMFICQIVITAAIASKFGVDGNPGILPKWYAFLVVGFICIYVMGFAWSWGPLGWLVPSEIFPLEVRSAAQSINVSVNMIFTFAIAQVFTSMLCHMKFGLFIFFAFFVLVMSGFIHKFLPETKGVPIEEMSVVWQNHSFWKKFVKSASEEANAKVDNSC